The Mesorhizobium loti genome includes a region encoding these proteins:
- a CDS encoding efflux RND transporter permease subunit codes for MSVFFINRPIFAWVIAIVIMLGGLLALTSLPISQYPQIAPTTVNISATYPGADAQTVENSVTKVIEQGMTGIDNLDYMTATSTSTGSASITLTFTTSADPDTAQVQTQNKLQLVQSQLPQVVQSNGITVSKSSTGFLMVIGFVSTDGKMNSTDLADYVDATVNDTLKRVEGVGSTQLFGSGYAMRIWLDPDKLAKYALMPSDVASAIEAQNTQVSAGQLGGLPARKGQQLNATVTAKSRLQTAEQFRNIILKSQTDGSLVRLNDVATVELGAESYTTQANYNGKPAAGVAVNLATGANAINTAEAVRSTIARLSSTFPQGVEVVYPYDTSPFVRLSIEEVVKTLAEAIVLVFLVMFLFLQNLRATIIPTIAVPVVLLGTFGVLSLFGYSVNTLTMFAMVLAIGLLVDDAIVVVENVERVMQEEGLSPKEATRKSMHEITGALIGIATVLSAVFVPMAFFGGSTGIIYRQFSVTIVSAMVLSVLVALVLTPALCATILRPPKDHATQTGPFGWFNRVFDRGTLAYRDGSHSIINRSWRFLVVFLAIVVAVGWMFARLPSSFLPEEDQGILITSVQLPVGATQDRTERVLAQVTDHYLNQEKDVVDGVFTASGFGFGGAGQNVGIAFVRLKDFDLRKSPASAAQAIAGRAMGAFSKIRDAQVFALAPPAIQGFGNTNGFDFYLQDVNGAGHDALIQTRNQLLALAGQSKVLANTRPNGQEDQPQFSVDIDQEKASALGVSLADINNTLSTAWGSDYVNDFIDRGRVKPVYLQSDPNFRMQPEDLDKWQVRNASGAMVPFSAFASSHWTFGSPRLERYNGSAAVEIQGAAATGVSSGAAMDEIDKLVAQLPAGYSHEWTGLSHQEKLSGNQALSLYAISALVVFLCLAALYESWSIPFAVMLSVPIGIFGALLAASLFGQSNDVYFKVGLLTTIGLAAKNAILIVEFAIERQTAGMGLVEATLEAARQRLRPILMTSLAFILGVLPLAIASGAGSGAQNSVGIGVMGGMIAATVIGVFLVPLLFVTVRRIFKGRAAKQDTGPDTGPGTGQNTGETPATANQQ; via the coding sequence ATGTCCGTATTCTTCATCAACCGGCCGATCTTCGCCTGGGTGATCGCCATCGTGATCATGCTGGGCGGCCTCTTGGCGCTCACCTCGCTGCCGATCTCGCAATATCCGCAGATCGCGCCGACCACGGTCAACATCAGCGCCACCTATCCGGGCGCCGATGCGCAGACGGTGGAAAACTCGGTGACCAAGGTCATCGAGCAAGGCATGACCGGCATCGACAATCTCGACTATATGACGGCGACGTCGACCTCGACCGGTTCGGCCTCGATCACGCTGACCTTCACCACATCAGCCGATCCCGACACCGCCCAGGTGCAGACGCAAAACAAGCTGCAGCTGGTGCAGTCGCAGCTGCCGCAGGTGGTGCAGAGCAACGGCATCACCGTCTCCAAATCCTCGACCGGCTTCCTGATGGTCATCGGCTTCGTCTCGACCGACGGCAAGATGAACTCGACCGATCTCGCCGACTATGTCGACGCCACCGTCAACGACACGCTGAAGCGCGTCGAGGGCGTCGGCTCGACGCAGCTGTTCGGTTCCGGCTATGCCATGCGCATCTGGCTCGACCCCGACAAGCTCGCCAAATATGCCTTGATGCCGAGCGACGTGGCCTCGGCGATCGAGGCGCAGAACACGCAGGTTTCGGCCGGCCAGCTCGGCGGCCTGCCGGCGCGCAAGGGCCAGCAGCTCAATGCCACGGTGACGGCCAAGAGCCGGCTGCAGACCGCCGAACAGTTCCGCAACATCATCCTGAAGAGCCAGACGGACGGCTCGCTGGTTCGCCTCAACGATGTCGCGACCGTCGAACTCGGCGCCGAAAGCTATACGACGCAGGCCAATTACAACGGCAAGCCGGCGGCGGGCGTCGCTGTCAACCTGGCGACCGGCGCCAACGCCATCAACACCGCCGAGGCGGTGCGCTCGACGATCGCCCGGTTGAGCTCGACTTTCCCGCAAGGGGTCGAGGTCGTCTATCCCTACGACACCTCGCCCTTCGTGCGGCTGTCGATCGAGGAGGTGGTCAAGACGCTGGCCGAGGCGATCGTGCTGGTGTTCCTGGTGATGTTCCTCTTCCTGCAGAACCTGCGCGCCACCATCATCCCGACGATCGCGGTGCCGGTGGTGCTGCTCGGCACGTTCGGCGTGCTGTCGCTGTTCGGCTATTCCGTCAACACGCTGACCATGTTCGCCATGGTGCTCGCCATCGGCCTTTTGGTCGACGACGCCATCGTCGTCGTCGAGAATGTCGAACGCGTGATGCAGGAAGAGGGCCTGTCGCCGAAGGAGGCGACGCGCAAGTCGATGCATGAAATCACCGGCGCGCTGATCGGCATCGCCACCGTGCTTTCGGCCGTTTTCGTGCCGATGGCTTTCTTCGGCGGCTCGACCGGCATCATCTACCGGCAATTCTCGGTGACGATCGTCTCGGCGATGGTGCTGTCGGTGCTGGTGGCACTTGTGCTGACGCCGGCGCTGTGCGCCACCATCCTGCGGCCGCCCAAGGACCATGCGACGCAGACCGGCCCGTTCGGCTGGTTCAACCGTGTCTTCGACCGCGGCACGCTTGCCTACCGCGACGGCTCGCACAGCATCATCAACCGGTCCTGGCGCTTCCTCGTCGTGTTCCTGGCCATCGTCGTTGCCGTGGGCTGGATGTTTGCCCGGCTGCCGAGTTCGTTCCTGCCGGAAGAGGACCAGGGCATCCTGATCACCAGCGTGCAGCTGCCGGTCGGCGCGACGCAGGACCGCACCGAGCGCGTGCTGGCGCAAGTGACCGACCATTATCTCAACCAGGAGAAGGACGTCGTCGACGGGGTGTTCACCGCCTCCGGCTTCGGCTTCGGCGGCGCCGGACAGAATGTCGGCATCGCCTTCGTGCGGCTGAAGGATTTCGACCTGCGGAAATCGCCGGCTTCTGCCGCGCAGGCGATCGCCGGCCGCGCCATGGGTGCCTTCTCCAAGATCAGGGATGCGCAGGTCTTCGCGCTCGCGCCTCCGGCCATCCAGGGGTTCGGCAACACCAACGGCTTCGACTTCTACCTGCAGGACGTCAATGGCGCCGGCCATGACGCGCTGATCCAGACGCGTAACCAGCTTCTGGCCTTGGCCGGGCAGAGCAAGGTGCTCGCCAACACAAGGCCTAACGGCCAGGAAGACCAGCCGCAATTCTCGGTCGACATCGACCAGGAAAAGGCCAGCGCGCTCGGCGTCAGCCTGGCCGACATCAACAACACGCTGTCCACCGCCTGGGGCAGCGACTACGTCAACGACTTCATCGACCGCGGGCGGGTGAAGCCGGTCTATCTGCAGTCGGACCCGAATTTCCGCATGCAGCCGGAAGACCTGGACAAATGGCAGGTCCGCAATGCCAGCGGCGCCATGGTGCCGTTCTCGGCCTTCGCCTCCAGCCACTGGACATTCGGCTCGCCGAGGCTCGAACGCTACAATGGTTCGGCGGCGGTCGAGATCCAGGGCGCGGCGGCCACGGGCGTCAGCTCGGGTGCCGCCATGGACGAGATCGACAAGCTTGTCGCGCAACTGCCCGCCGGTTATTCCCACGAATGGACCGGCCTGTCGCACCAGGAGAAGCTTTCCGGCAATCAGGCGCTGTCGCTCTATGCGATCTCGGCATTGGTCGTGTTCCTGTGTCTGGCGGCACTTTATGAGAGCTGGTCGATCCCGTTCGCGGTCATGCTCTCGGTGCCGATCGGCATCTTCGGCGCGCTGCTGGCGGCGAGTCTCTTCGGCCAGTCCAACGACGTCTATTTCAAGGTCGGCCTGCTGACCACGATCGGTCTCGCCGCCAAGAACGCCATCCTCATCGTCGAGTTCGCCATCGAGCGGCAGACCGCCGGGATGGGGCTCGTCGAGGCGACGCTGGAAGCGGCGCGACAAAGGCTGCGGCCGATCCTGATGACGTCGCTGGCCTTCATTCTCGGCGTGTTGCCGCTTGCGATTGCCAGTGGCGCGGGCTCGGGCGCGCAGAACTCCGTCGGTATCGGCGTCATGGGCGGCATGATCGCGGCGACGGTTATCGGCGTCTTTTTGGTGCCGTTATTGTTCGTCACGGTGCGGCGCATCTTCAAGGGCAGGGCGGCCAAACAGGATACCGGGCCAGATACTGGGCCAGGTACCGGGCAGAATACAGGCGAGACGCCAGCAACAGCCAATCAGCAATAA
- a CDS encoding efflux transporter outer membrane subunit, translating to MTGFERGSVAARRFLAPMISTVLLAGCVVGPDYQAPMLAMPASWSGQKQAKPAQPAQLSKWWQRLRDPELNTLVDEAVAGNLDVATAKAKIREARASYRQTAGTLLPSVDGSGSATRNKSAETTSGSDATYNEYQAGFDASWELDLFGANRRGVEAARYGLDASQEELRSTLLTLVGDVASYYAQARGYQARIALARRSAASQRQTAELTRTMAQAGTATAADVAKAMGQAASTEAAVPTLEASYAQAVHRLAVLTGRPPAALSERLKRVAPIPAPRLPIPTGIPADLLLSRPDVRMAERQYAQYTAKIGQAEAARYPSVSLTGDISTAALKLGDVGKNSSIGWSFGPTLSVPLFNAGQLQAAVEVAKAQRDQYFIAYKGSVLTALEDVENALVLLSQERIRISKLASSAKSYGDAASLESTLYKAGETSLLDVLDAQRSLYSAEDSLLQSRVLLATNYIALNKALGGGWDGTVDSTKPEIVDVKTGPRLASKPAA from the coding sequence ATGACAGGTTTCGAACGTGGCTCGGTGGCCGCGAGGCGGTTCCTTGCGCCTATGATCAGCACTGTCCTGCTCGCGGGATGCGTCGTCGGGCCGGACTATCAGGCGCCCATGCTGGCGATGCCGGCGAGCTGGAGCGGCCAGAAGCAGGCAAAGCCGGCCCAGCCGGCGCAACTGTCGAAATGGTGGCAGCGGCTGCGCGATCCCGAGCTGAACACGCTTGTCGACGAAGCGGTTGCCGGCAATCTCGATGTCGCCACCGCCAAGGCAAAAATCCGCGAGGCGCGCGCCAGCTATCGCCAGACCGCCGGCACATTGCTGCCGTCGGTCGACGGCTCCGGCTCGGCCACCCGCAACAAGTCGGCCGAGACCACATCAGGCTCTGACGCCACCTACAACGAGTACCAGGCCGGCTTCGATGCAAGCTGGGAGCTCGACCTGTTCGGCGCCAACCGAAGGGGCGTCGAGGCCGCCCGCTACGGGCTGGACGCCTCGCAGGAGGAACTGCGCTCGACGCTTCTGACCCTGGTCGGCGATGTCGCATCCTATTATGCGCAGGCGCGCGGCTATCAGGCCCGCATCGCGCTCGCCAGGCGCTCGGCCGCATCGCAAAGGCAGACCGCCGAACTCACCCGCACCATGGCGCAGGCGGGCACCGCGACCGCCGCCGATGTCGCCAAGGCGATGGGGCAGGCGGCGAGCACCGAGGCCGCGGTGCCGACGCTGGAGGCAAGCTATGCGCAAGCCGTGCATCGTCTCGCGGTGCTGACCGGCCGGCCGCCGGCTGCCCTCAGCGAGCGGCTGAAGCGGGTCGCGCCGATCCCGGCGCCACGCCTGCCGATCCCGACCGGCATTCCCGCCGACCTCCTGCTGTCGCGGCCCGACGTGCGCATGGCGGAGCGGCAATATGCGCAATACACCGCCAAGATCGGCCAGGCCGAGGCGGCTCGCTATCCCTCGGTCAGCCTGACCGGCGACATCAGCACGGCGGCGCTGAAGCTCGGCGATGTCGGCAAGAATTCGTCGATCGGCTGGTCGTTCGGGCCGACGCTCAGCGTGCCGTTGTTCAATGCGGGTCAGTTGCAGGCGGCCGTCGAGGTCGCCAAGGCGCAGCGCGATCAGTATTTCATTGCCTACAAGGGTTCGGTGCTGACAGCGCTCGAGGATGTCGAGAACGCGCTTGTCCTGTTGTCGCAGGAGCGCATCAGGATCAGCAAGCTCGCTTCGTCGGCGAAATCCTATGGCGATGCCGCAAGCCTCGAAAGCACGCTCTACAAGGCCGGCGAAACCAGCCTTCTCGATGTGCTCGACGCCCAGCGCTCGCTCTACTCGGCCGAGGATTCGCTGCTGCAAAGCCGCGTCCTGCTGGCGACCAACTACATAGCCCTCAACAAGGCCCTCGGCGGCGGCTGGGACGGCACGGTCGACAGCACGAAGCCGGAAATCGTCGACGTCAAGACCGGCCCACGGCTGGCGTCGAAGCCGGCGGCCTGA
- a CDS encoding DMT family transporter, with amino-acid sequence MTSMPVASREAAPLPVAALMGAMVSIQIGATFAKGLFPLIGAQGTTTLRLVIGALMLIAVLRPWQMRPSRATLPWLVAYGVTLCALNLLFYAALARIPLGIAVALEFSGPLLVATLTSRRASDFAWIALAVAGIVLLSPFVHSVAPLDPTGVMLALAAGGFWALYIVLAQKTGAELGTRTTAYGMAIAAVLVLPFGVAQAGTALLAPSILVSALLVGLFSSALPFFLEMVALTRMPARIYGTLTCLEPGLGALAGFLFLHESLTATQCAGIAAVISAAFGTAITSKPPVPSPE; translated from the coding sequence GTGACATCGATGCCCGTTGCCAGTCGCGAAGCGGCGCCGTTGCCCGTCGCGGCGCTGATGGGCGCCATGGTGTCGATCCAGATCGGCGCCACCTTCGCCAAGGGCCTGTTCCCGCTGATCGGCGCGCAAGGCACGACGACGCTGCGGCTGGTCATCGGCGCGCTGATGCTGATCGCGGTGCTGCGGCCCTGGCAGATGCGGCCATCGCGCGCCACTCTGCCGTGGCTGGTCGCCTATGGGGTGACGCTTTGCGCGCTCAACCTGCTGTTTTACGCAGCGCTCGCCAGGATTCCGCTCGGCATCGCGGTGGCGCTGGAGTTTTCCGGACCGCTTCTGGTGGCGACGCTGACCTCGCGGCGCGCCAGCGACTTTGCCTGGATCGCGCTGGCGGTGGCCGGCATCGTGCTGTTGTCGCCCTTCGTCCATTCAGTCGCGCCGCTTGATCCGACCGGGGTGATGCTGGCGCTGGCGGCCGGCGGCTTCTGGGCGCTCTATATCGTGCTGGCCCAGAAGACCGGCGCGGAGCTTGGCACCCGCACCACCGCCTACGGTATGGCCATCGCCGCCGTGCTGGTGCTGCCCTTCGGCGTCGCGCAAGCGGGAACCGCGCTGCTGGCGCCCTCGATCCTGGTCAGCGCGCTGCTCGTCGGCCTGTTCTCCAGCGCGCTGCCGTTCTTTCTGGAGATGGTGGCGCTGACCCGGATGCCGGCCCGCATCTACGGCACGCTGACCTGCCTGGAGCCGGGGCTGGGCGCACTGGCCGGCTTCCTATTCCTGCACGAGAGCCTGACCGCCACGCAATGCGCCGGGATCGCCGCCGTCATTTCCGCCGCCTTCGGCACGGCGATCACCTCGAAGCCGCCGGTGCCGTCGCCGGAGTAG